In a single window of the Elaeis guineensis isolate ETL-2024a chromosome 4, EG11, whole genome shotgun sequence genome:
- the LOC105042464 gene encoding uncharacterized protein — translation MPKSSSPSPTITPMNKTHPQTLTLTPPPPPTLIPNPAPQDDDNEDDDDDLLHLQSYPQSLLMDEEDDPEPNLTLYPSQSSIPRPNPNRNANPNSNHSPFSSLLFRDPNDDGEEEAADEDDDEIEGNDDHKPGLNGHTVSVADAPAPAAVPVPPALHIDPSPHISSQFYTFNRDSHALMVRCILEGRLATPDEIRGATPAPVLKSWRSVWKDRNEDTAYLTAWKRIQDKLAAHLDLASGSLPALFFKNNPNQRVSHVDQWQDIVTAAHADPDLLRHLGLKETVDRIKKSWTVGAKFYGIPESFIRVCVSSCPVCTSASSTVSAGGASAAARSKRRRFEYTESFDVPAKDVPRQLQQLAAKHKVVLCIRQKYIRYKPFMAEVKDYACHRAGEPSSASASSKKARVLKREPYQSKRCGCGFRIRAIVPIANYNEKEKTFVYQEEGTAVFKLYAVHSGHEPGPLDGNARIIHRVVGQKGGFDLDPVDYGVREEAETESFVNLMGKDDCENPHHMVLQLVQEIRVEAGLLEGKIAKMPPEMLGSLSHNLLDILHRLRTVAITQHSEESLVVSNEELGQWGHDGNHHLDSHDRIFAKDAEMIEEEENDFDSTLGAIVPWDRMSAECHDRKLLMREGLKPDKWMMKEDCGDFDEKSILNCGEDEDSKLIKPLRDDGTIVPDPNLVGMQVDGFYPDTTKWYDSPSGLDPGADSGDGGFRHGGIV, via the coding sequence ATGCCGAAATCATCATCACCGTCACCCACCATCACACCCATGAACAAAacccacccccaaaccctaaccctaaccccacCCCCTCCCCCAACCCTAATCCCCAATCCCGCTCCCCAAGACGACGACAACGAGGACGACGACGACGACCTCCTCCACCTCCAATCCTACCCCCAATCCCTCCTTATGGACGAGGAGGATGATCCCGAGCCCAACCTAACCCTCTATCCATCCCAGTCCTCGATCCCTCGCCCTAACCCTAACCGTAACGCTAACCCTAATTCCAACCATTCCCCCTTCTCCTCCCTCCTCTTCCGCGACCCCAACGACGACGGGGAGGAGGAGGCCGCCGACGAGGACGACGACGAGATCGAGGGCAACGACGACCACAAGCCCGGCCTCAACGGCCATACGGTCTCCGTCGCCGACGCTCCCGCCCCCGCCGCCGTCCCTGTTCCCCCGGCCCTTCACATCGACCCGTCCCCCCACATCTCCTCCCAGTTCTACACCTTCAACCGCGACTCCCACGCCCTGATGGTCCGGTGCATCCTGGAGGGCCGCCTCGCGACGCCCGACGAGATCCGCGGTGCCACTCCCGCTCCCGTCCTCAAGTCGTGGCGCTCCGTGTGGAAGGACCGCAACGAAGACACCGCCTACCTCACGGCTTGGAAGCGCATCCAGGACAAGCTCGCCGCCCACCTCGACCTCGCCTCCGGCTCCCTCCCCGCCCTCTTCTTCAAGAACAACCCCAACCAGCGCGTCTCTCATGTCGACCAGTGGCAGGACATCGTCACTGCTGCCCATGCCGACCCAGACCTGCTCCGCCACCTGGGCCTCAAGGAAACCGTCGACCGTATCAAGAAGTCTTGGACTGTCGGTGCCAAGTTCTATGGCATTCCTGAGTCGTTCATCCGGGTCTGTGTCTCCTCCTGTCCTGTCTGCACCTCCGCTTCCTCCACTGTGTCCGCAGGTGGTGCTTCTGCTGCTGCGCGTTCCAAGCGCCGGCGGTTTGAGTACACCGAGTCCTTTGATGTGCCCGCCAAGGATGTGCCCCGCCAGCTCCAGCAGCTCGCGGCCAAGCACAAAGTGGTGCTTTGCATCCGTCAGAAGTACATTCGCTACAAGCCCTTCATGGCCGAGGTGAAGGACTATGCCTGCCACCGAGCTGGGGAGCCATCGTCAGCCTCTGCTTCCTCGAAGAAGGCCAGGGTCTTGAAGAGAGAGCCTTACCAGTCCAAGCGGTGTGGGTGTGGGTTCCGAATCCGGGCCATTGTTCCCATTGCCAACTATAATGAGAAAGAGAAGACCTTTGTATATCAGGAGGAGGGCACTGCTGTTTTTAAACTGTATGCCGTGCACTCTGGGCACGAGCCAGGCCCGCTTGATGGAAATGCTAGGATCATCCACCGGGTGGTTGGGCAAAAGGGGGGTTTTGATCTTGACCCAGTGGACTATGGGGTCAGGGAGGAAGCTGAGACGGAGTCATTTGTTAACCTTATGGGGAAGGACGACTGTGAGAATCCCCACCATATGGTACTGCAGCTGGTCCAAGAGATCAGGGTGGAGGCTGGGTTGCTGGAGGGGAAGATTGCTAAAATGCCACCAGAGATGCTGGGTTCTCTGTCGCACAATCTGTTGGATATTCTTCACAGGCTGAGGACTGTGGCTATAACTCAGCACTCGGAGGAGTCTTTGGTAGTAAGCAATGAGGAGCTTGGGCAGTGGGGTCATGATGGCAACCATCACCTTGACAGCCATGATAGGATATTTGCTAAGGATGCAGAAATGATTGAAGAGGAGGAGAATGATTTTGATTCCACTCTCGGGGCCATTGTTCCATGGGACAGGATGTCAGCAGAGTGCCATGATAGGAAGCTGCTTATGAGGGAGGGCTTGAAGCCTGACAAGTGGATGATGAAGGAGGACTGTGGTGACTTCGACGAGAAGAGCATTCTCAATTGTGGCGAGGATGAGGACTCCAAGCTGATAAAGCCCTTAAGGGATGATGGGACGATTGTGCCGGACCCGAATCTAGTAGGGATGCAGGTGGATGGATTCTATCCTGATACTACCAAGTGGTATGATTCGCCGAGTGGCTTGGATCCGGGTGCAGATTCTGGGGATGGTGGGTTTAGGCATGGAGGAATTGTGTGA